One genomic region from Methanomassiliicoccaceae archaeon encodes:
- a CDS encoding GMP synthase subunit A: protein MKVYIIDNGGQWTHREWRVLRDMADAKIVRNDTPPEDLADADALVLSGGSPSVASDAGRMGRNSDYLEMDVPIFGICAGMQFLSEHFGGSLAPGDDPEYGAVELAITSHDDIFRGMPDTIEVWASHNDEVKNVPDGFDVTASSVRCKVEAVKCRDRPIFGVQFHPEVENTQYGPEMFRNFLEIASRYRNG, encoded by the coding sequence GTGAAGGTCTATATCATAGACAACGGCGGGCAGTGGACCCATCGGGAATGGCGTGTCCTAAGGGACATGGCCGACGCCAAGATCGTCAGGAACGACACGCCTCCCGAGGACCTCGCCGACGCGGACGCGCTGGTCCTCTCGGGCGGTTCGCCCAGCGTCGCCAGCGATGCGGGCAGGATGGGACGGAACTCCGACTATCTCGAGATGGATGTGCCTATTTTCGGCATCTGTGCCGGTATGCAGTTCCTGTCCGAGCATTTCGGAGGGTCTCTGGCACCAGGGGACGACCCGGAATACGGCGCCGTCGAGCTCGCCATAACGTCGCACGACGACATATTCAGGGGCATGCCCGACACGATCGAGGTATGGGCCTCCCATAACGACGAAGTAAAAAACGTGCCTGACGGTTTCGACGTCACGGCATCATCGGTACGTTGTAAAGTAGAGGCCGTAAAGTGCAGGGACCGTCCTATTTTCGGGGTCCAGTTCCATCCGGAGGTGGAGAATACACAGTACGGCCCTGAAATGTTCCGCAATTTCCTAGAGATCGCTTCCCGTTACAGGAACGGGTAA
- a CDS encoding UPF0147 family protein, whose amino-acid sequence MSSKIKNITDVLDFLASDDSIPKNIRRGASDAKARLLDEKDAMDVRATSAMMILDDLANDNNTPLHARTLIWKATSELEGLAAGSR is encoded by the coding sequence ATGTCTAGCAAGATAAAAAACATAACAGACGTGCTGGACTTCTTGGCCAGCGATGATTCAATCCCCAAGAATATCAGGAGGGGCGCTTCGGATGCGAAGGCCAGGCTCCTGGATGAAAAGGACGCCATGGACGTACGCGCGACGAGCGCGATGATGATCCTTGACGACCTGGCAAACGACAACAACACCCCCCTCCACGCAAGGACCCTCATATGGAAGGCCACCAGCGAACTCGAGGGTCTTGCAGCCGGATCGAGATAA
- a CDS encoding protein translocase SEC61 complex subunit gamma, whose protein sequence is MADNTAPADDGQETRQPGLGFSRYSRIMKMARTPSRDEYKKTVGITALGIILLGAVGFAIMWLMTYLPAYF, encoded by the coding sequence ATGGCTGATAACACCGCCCCGGCCGACGATGGACAAGAGACCAGGCAGCCCGGGCTGGGTTTCAGCAGATACTCCAGAATAATGAAGATGGCCCGCACGCCCTCTAGGGACGAATACAAGAAGACCGTGGGGATAACGGCGCTGGGGATCATCCTCCTGGGGGCCGTCGGGTTCGCAATAATGTGGCTCATGACGTATCTTCCCGCATATTTCTGA
- a CDS encoding transcription elongation factor Spt5, which produces MSDQYSGSCLSGVSDVKKARAGETVSWQFSLSGGASEAKLTFSEITGPDAETAPDWVMTVTDSTGAELWSSYRSRNDIMVEIPGQRDKELVLQAECPKGARYGDEVAITVKAECGGAKDSMEFNASAIQSVMILKTQMDQERAAADSLAAKANLGEKDIYAILSPAGLRGYVFVEGMNTDRLREKIRDIRKAYSFIPGETSLEEINHYLTPVSAVVGITEGDIVELVNGPFKGEKARVQHIDEGKEEITVELIEAMVPIPVTVKGDSVRVIDKER; this is translated from the coding sequence ATGTCAGATCAGTACTCAGGCTCATGCCTCTCCGGTGTGAGTGATGTAAAGAAGGCCCGTGCAGGCGAGACCGTTAGCTGGCAGTTTTCACTGTCGGGCGGGGCGTCGGAGGCGAAGCTAACGTTCTCCGAGATCACGGGCCCGGACGCCGAGACGGCGCCAGACTGGGTCATGACGGTCACGGATTCCACGGGCGCGGAACTCTGGAGCAGCTACCGCAGCCGCAACGATATAATGGTAGAGATTCCCGGACAAAGGGACAAAGAACTGGTTCTTCAGGCGGAGTGCCCCAAGGGAGCCAGATACGGCGACGAGGTCGCGATCACCGTCAAAGCCGAATGTGGTGGCGCAAAGGACTCGATGGAGTTCAACGCTTCCGCCATACAGTCGGTCATGATACTCAAGACACAGATGGACCAGGAAAGAGCCGCCGCCGACAGTTTGGCGGCCAAGGCGAACCTGGGCGAGAAGGACATCTACGCAATACTGAGCCCGGCAGGTCTCAGGGGATACGTGTTCGTGGAAGGCATGAACACCGACCGTCTCCGCGAGAAGATAAGGGACATCAGGAAGGCGTACTCGTTCATTCCCGGAGAGACATCTTTGGAAGAGATAAACCACTACCTCACGCCCGTGTCGGCGGTCGTCGGCATCACCGAGGGCGACATCGTCGAACTGGTTAACGGACCGTTCAAGGGCGAGAAGGCAAGGGTACAGCATATAGATGAAGGTAAAGAAGAAATCACCGTCGAGCTGATCGAGGCCATGGTCCCGATCCCCGTGACGGTGAAAGGCGACAGCGTTAGAGTCATAGACAAGGAGAGATGA
- a CDS encoding 50S ribosomal protein L11 — MVDTVEALVDGGRASAGPPLGPALGPKGVNISQVIAKINEKTKAFSGMKVPVKILINDDKSFDVKVGTPPMSALIKSELGVASGAHNAKAEKVGNLTLDQAKKIADMKQDDLLGSDHKARVLEVAGNCVSVGVTIDGKDPKTFQKDVKAGLYNDKF; from the coding sequence ATGGTAGATACTGTTGAGGCATTGGTTGACGGGGGCAGGGCCTCCGCAGGGCCTCCGCTCGGACCCGCATTGGGACCGAAAGGAGTGAACATCAGCCAGGTTATCGCGAAAATTAACGAAAAAACAAAGGCTTTCTCGGGAATGAAGGTCCCGGTCAAGATATTGATCAACGACGACAAATCGTTCGACGTAAAGGTCGGAACCCCGCCGATGTCCGCTCTGATCAAATCAGAACTGGGCGTCGCAAGCGGAGCGCACAACGCCAAAGCGGAGAAAGTGGGCAACCTCACTCTCGACCAGGCGAAGAAGATCGCCGACATGAAGCAGGACGACCTGCTCGGCTCGGACCACAAGGCCCGTGTCCTCGAGGTCGCAGGAAACTGCGTCTCCGTCGGCGTCACCATCGATGGAAAGGACCCCAAGACGTTCCAGAAGGACGTTAAGGCAGGCCTTTACAACGATAAGTTCTGA
- a CDS encoding oligosaccharide flippase family protein translates to MLVHKYMMKVVSNVVSAVASFLSLMIMTRYVGLEYGAMMWGWAFVAMFNAVVGLGFETAHIRFIASGRNQDKCFSTYLAIRISLTSLMVALTVISLAFGILNGTIDTGMATVVLLFIAYYAVWDIQNTLTATFDARLESGKSSIVNMVDAIIRSIILITLALMQVSATVLSSAYVIGILASASVALLLTRNQNIRLVRPTMFREYFSFAMPLIISSLFLTVLDFVDKVIIGLSGNTLEVGYYTAAMGVVFVFISLGGSLNNVILPQLSKPDIVRDPSKAEGLIWLSQKYLMMFLFPVMAVLLVFGEDIGGVLFGAEYAKAGVILSILSVMMTLRVLTGTLSQVLYASNKASLYTKATMIYTAVVASMFVLLIPNTGMLPWDGMYGIGAAISLSTGYIILTAVLMYYVRRAVGIRPYKNLWKHLLSLAVTAVLLVVVDRMFEISGFMEVAAVALLGLAVYALALVALRELLRSDIGFFMNAMNPKHIKDSLDDELR, encoded by the coding sequence GTGCTTGTCCACAAATACATGATGAAGGTGGTTTCCAACGTCGTTTCCGCCGTAGCATCCTTCCTGTCCCTGATGATAATGACCCGCTACGTGGGCCTCGAATACGGGGCCATGATGTGGGGATGGGCTTTCGTCGCCATGTTCAACGCGGTGGTCGGTCTCGGATTCGAGACCGCACACATACGTTTCATCGCTTCGGGCAGGAATCAGGATAAGTGTTTCTCCACATATCTGGCTATACGCATTTCGCTCACATCTCTGATGGTGGCCCTCACAGTCATTTCTCTTGCGTTCGGAATACTCAACGGGACGATCGACACGGGAATGGCCACCGTTGTTCTGTTGTTCATCGCATACTATGCGGTCTGGGACATCCAGAACACCCTGACGGCCACCTTCGACGCCCGTCTCGAGAGCGGGAAGAGCTCCATCGTCAACATGGTCGACGCCATAATCAGATCTATAATCCTTATAACGCTGGCACTTATGCAGGTTTCCGCAACAGTTCTCAGCTCGGCATATGTGATCGGCATACTGGCGTCCGCATCCGTGGCGCTGCTGCTGACCAGGAACCAGAATATACGTCTGGTCCGCCCGACGATGTTCCGCGAATATTTCAGCTTCGCAATGCCGCTCATAATATCTTCGCTGTTCCTGACGGTCCTGGATTTCGTGGACAAGGTGATCATCGGGCTGTCGGGAAACACCCTGGAGGTAGGATATTACACCGCAGCGATGGGGGTCGTGTTCGTTTTCATATCCCTCGGAGGGTCTCTGAACAATGTCATACTTCCACAGCTTTCGAAACCCGATATAGTAAGGGACCCGTCCAAGGCCGAGGGCCTGATATGGCTGTCCCAGAAGTATCTCATGATGTTCCTCTTCCCGGTGATGGCCGTCCTTTTGGTCTTCGGAGAGGATATCGGCGGCGTCCTTTTCGGTGCCGAATATGCAAAGGCCGGAGTTATCCTTTCCATATTATCGGTAATGATGACGCTGAGGGTTCTGACGGGAACGTTGTCACAGGTCCTTTACGCATCCAACAAGGCATCGCTGTACACCAAGGCGACGATGATATACACCGCGGTCGTCGCATCGATGTTCGTTTTGCTGATCCCGAACACGGGAATGCTGCCATGGGACGGGATGTACGGCATAGGCGCCGCGATATCCCTGAGCACCGGATACATAATACTGACGGCGGTGCTGATGTACTACGTAAGGCGCGCGGTCGGCATAAGGCCATATAAGAACCTGTGGAAACATCTTCTGTCGCTTGCGGTGACGGCGGTGCTGCTGGTGGTCGTCGACCGCATGTTCGAGATATCAGGGTTCATGGAGGTCGCGGCGGTAGCGCTGCTGGGGCTGGCCGTTTATGCCCTGGCCCTTGTGGCGTTGCGGG